CTTGTCTGTACTTGTAATCTTGGACGTCCCCGGCGATAAAAACACCGTCCATTAAAGACTTGCTGATATAACCTTTTTGGTCCAATTCCACTAGACCATCGAATATTTGACTGTTGGGTTTGTGACCAATAGCGACAAACATTCCATTCACCGCTAGTTGACTGGTTGCTGGTTGCTGATTGCTGGTCTTTTTTAGAACCAATCCTTCTACTTTGTCTTGTCCCAAAACATCAACCACCTCAGTGTTGTATAGAACTTTTATTTTAGGATTGCTTAGGGCTCTATCTTGCATGATTTTGGAGGCTCTAAAACTATCCCGGCGATGAATAATAGTGACTTCACTGGCAAATTTAGTCAAAACTAAAGCCTCTTCCATGGCCGCATCACCGCCGCCCACCACCGCGACCTTTTTGTCTTTAAAGAAAAACGCGTCGCAGGGCGCACAAGAGGACACACCATGACCTATTAGGCGTAATTCATTTGGTAATCCGAGCCACTGAGTATCTGCC
The Patescibacteria group bacterium genome window above contains:
- the trxB gene encoding thioredoxin-disulfide reductase, with the protein product MEIFDVAIIGSGPAGLTAGIYTSRANLKTLILAGAKWGGQLMLTTEIENYPGFPEGIQGPQLMEKIKKQAEKFGAHIKFQDATKVQKENDLYLVSCNLETYRARAVIIATGADTQWLGLPNELRLIGHGVSSCAPCDAFFFKDKKVAVVGGGDAAMEEALVLTKFASEVTIIHRRDSFRASKIMQDRALSNPKIKVLYNTEVVDVLGQDKVEGLVLKKTSNQQPATSQLAVNGMFVAIGHKPNSQIFDGLVELDQKGYISKSLMDGVFIAGDVQDYKYRQAVTAAAYGTMAALEVEKWLENQK